The Sporosarcina sp. Marseille-Q4943 genome includes the window ATAATAATTGATGAATTTCCAATAGCTCTGAACGAGGCTTGATACTTGCATAACTGTCGTATTCGGCAATACTTCTTTCACATTAATTGAGGACTTATCGGTAATGACAAGGGAAGGGCCTTTCTTATCGATGGCTACCCAGTTGATCGAATCCCCCCTTCTTGCAAAAAGAAGGGAATTCCGCCTCGTATGATCATGTCGTGTATAGTAGATGGCATCTTCCACTTTCCAGTTTACAGGTCCTGTGATGATTTTCCCTCCGATTACTTTCCTAATGTCATTGACGGCTATCGGCTTCATTGCAGTACCTCCCTTCCATTGTACTTCGATCAGCCACTCTTTTTATGTTTCCTTATATAGTAAGAAATCCTCTCGTGGATTTCATTGTTGCCAAACATGTAAAACATAGAGAGGGATGGGGCATAATTCCCTTCGATCACCCATACTTCCCCTTTGCCATCGATTCCAATGTCAAATCCAATAATCGAAATCTTACCGATATTTCTCCAAAGTCTCTTTGAAGCTTTTTTGCATACCTTTTCAATCCTTTTGGCACAATGTTCAAGTGAAGTTTCATTGCCCGATTCAGAAAGGGCGTTTTCCAATGTGAGCAATTTGCTAGCCCTGTTTGATACAAAGTAATCCTTCGCTGCGACTTTCACGACCTGCCCTGTCATAATCCAGCTTCCTTCATCAATTTGGGTGATGACTCGTACGTCAAACGGGTTCCCATCTAGTTCTGCAAGAGATATCCTTTGCTGAACAATATAATCTTTTTGTAAAAGATACTCCTCAAGTAAATAACGGAACAGCTGATCAAAGTCTTCTATGCACTTTCTGTTTCGCCTCTCATGCACCTCGAAATTCATTTCTCCGGTTGTTGCTATTTTTACGATCCCTCTTCCCTGTTGACCTACGCATGGCTTGATGATCACCTCTGGATAGGTATTCAAAAATGCAAGCAATGTTTGTTTAGTACATAAATCCGTAGCTGGCAAGAATGCTCGTAAAGATCTTTTTAGATGAAGTGAATGGTATTGGCTCCATTTGCTATTGCGTTCATGTAATATCGTATCAGCAATCCAAAACTTACCGGCTCTTTCTATCGCGACCTCGACGACGATTGTATGGCAGCCAGGAAAAGCGGCACCTAGCTTTTTCGCTACAAATGTTACTGAACTATTGAGTTTCCATATATGGAATAAATGAGCATCCGAAAACCTATTTTCATCTACAGTTGTGCTATGGACGATTTTCCATTTTACTTTAGGGGATTTTCTGTGAAGGGTAAAACGGCAATGGCTAAGTTTTGATGGATTTGTCGGTAAAGCTTGAATGACATAATACTTTCTAGTGCAAATATGCGTTGTCAAATAATCGTAGGCTTCTTCTATGCTTGAAAAACGTAAAACCTCAATCCCTGTTTTTAATTCAATTTCATTATCATTTACCGTAATATGAACTTGTTGCGGCCCCACTAACGGTTTGATCATAAGGAAATTGTATTTC containing:
- a CDS encoding YheC/YheD family protein, with the protein product MKGIRGRYGQHRILETDSSLSMYLLETKLLSEATFYDLSEKYNFLMIKPLVGPQQVHITVNDNEIELKTGIEVLRFSSIEEAYDYLTTHICTRKYYVIQALPTNPSKLSHCRFTLHRKSPKVKWKIVHSTTVDENRFSDAHLFHIWKLNSSVTFVAKKLGAAFPGCHTIVVEVAIERAGKFWIADTILHERNSKWSQYHSLHLKRSLRAFLPATDLCTKQTLLAFLNTYPEVIIKPCVGQQGRGIVKIATTGEMNFEVHERRNRKCIEDFDQLFRYLLEEYLLQKDYIVQQRISLAELDGNPFDVRVITQIDEGSWIMTGQVVKVAAKDYFVSNRASKLLTLENALSESGNETSLEHCAKRIEKVCKKASKRLWRNIGKISIIGFDIGIDGKGEVWVIEGNYAPSLSMFYMFGNNEIHERISYYIRKHKKSG